Within the Sporichthyaceae bacterium genome, the region CACCCGCGCGCTGATCAGCATCGACGGGGACTGCGCGACCGCGCACAGCAGCGAGGCGGTGGTGAACCCGGCGGTGCCGATCAGGAACATGCGCTTGCGGCCGAACATGTCGCCCAGCCGGCCGCCGATCAGCAAACCGACCGCCATGGCCAGGGTGTACGCCGCGCCCAACCACTGCACCAGCGTCTCGCCGGCCCCAAGATCGCCCCGGATGGTCGGGGCGGCAACGGTGGTGACCAGGGCATCGAGCAGATCCATGATCTCCATGCCCAGGATCACGAACAGCGCCGCCCAGCGCTTGTCGTAACCGGTAGTGACCTCGTCCACGTGCATCCCCCGACTGCCAGCTTCTGGAACGGCGTTCCAGGCAACGAACACTGTTCTACATGTTAACGTTGTTCGACGCAAGGACAGTGTTCGGAGGTTCCATTGGTCGAGGTTCCGGTTCCACCGTGGCGGACGCCCCCGAAGACCGTGCTAGCGCGGGTGCCCATCACCCAGGACGCGATCGTCGGCGCGGCGCTACGCGTGCTGGACGCGGAGAACCTGGACGCGGTGAGCATGCGGCGGGTGGCCCAGGAGCTGGACACCGGCCCGGCTTCGCTCTACGCCCATGTGGCCAACAAACAGGAACTGCTCGACCTGATGTACGACCGGGTGATGGACGAGGTCGAGCTGCCCGGCCCGCCGGACGCCGCGCGGTGGCGGGAACAGGCCCGCGAGCTGATGGTCACCATGCACCGCACGTTGAGCGCGCACTCCGACATCGCCCGCGCCGCCCTGGCCAACATCCCCACCGGTCCGAACGCGCTGCGCGTCACCGAGGCGCTGCTGCAGATCCTGGCCGCGGGTGGGGTGCCCGCGCAGCCCGCCGCGTGGTTCCTGGACCGCATCGCGCTCTACGTCAGCGCCGACGCGTACGAGGCCACGCTGTGGCCGCAGTCAATGGTCGGCGACCCCGAGGAGTTGGTCGGCTCGTTGCAGGCCTACTTCCGCAGCCTGCCCGCCGAGCAGTTCCCGGCCACCCTCGCGCACGTCGAGCAGTTGACCGCCGGGATGCCCGCTGAGCGCTTTCTGTTCGGCCTGGACCTCATGCTGGGTGGGCTGGCCGCGCTGGTGCCGCCGCGCGGATGACTCACCGACGCTGCGCAATCAGGATCTGGTACTCCCAGTTCATGACGAAGCGGTCCGCGCCGCAATCCGCGTCGGCGGCCAGCGCGTCCAGCCCGGCATCCAGCGCCGCGGCGCGGGCCGGGTCGTCGGCCAGGTTCCGGTACACGGCGATCGTCGGCCCGTAGCGCGCCTTGAAGTACTCCCGGAAATCCACCGGCTCGTCGAAGCAGTCCACCCGCACCGACTCGGAGATAACCCGAGTCACCTCGACCGCCTCGCCAAACAGCCCGCGCACGTGCTGCTCGTCGCCCCATAGCGGCGGGGGCTGCGCGCCGGGCGACGGGGGCGGGGCGTAGGGCTTCATGGTGGCGAACATGCGCCCGACGAATCCGGACGGGGTCCAGCTGAGCAGTGCGATCCGCCCGCCCGGGCGGCACACCCGGGCCAGTTCGGCAGCGGCCACCTCGTGGTGCGGGGCGAACATGACCCCCAGACAGGACAGCACCACGTCGAACGAGCGGGCCGGCCACGGCAGTGCCTCGGCGTCAGCGGCCTGCCAGTCCAGGTGTGCGCCGCGCGCGGCCGCTCGGGCGCGGCCGGCGGCGAGCAGGTCCGGGGTGAGGTCCGAGGCGATCACCGAGGCGCCGGTCAGCGCGGCAGGGATCGAGGCGTTGCCCGAGCCCGCCGCCACATCCAGCACCTGCTGCCCGGCGTGCACGCCGGCCGCCTCGACCAGTCGCGCGCCCAGACCGGTGATCACCTCGTCGGCCAGCGCCGGGTAGTCGCCCAGCGCCCACATCGTGCGGTGCCGGTCCTTCAGGGCTTGGTCGGCCTCGGTGGCCGGTGTCGTGATGGTCATCGCTTGCCTCCGTCGTCGTTGTGCGCAGACCGTAGGTCGCGCCCGTGGGCCCCGCCCAGTCCGAGATATGGACCGCCGGCCGGGTGCGGAATACTGCGACGGGTCCGGCCGTCCACGTCAGGGAGGCGCGCTCATGCCCATCGCGACCGTCGAGGTCTACGCGCAGATGTTGGACCGCGCGAAGGCCGGCGCCTTCGCCTACCCGGCGATCAACGTCTCGTCCTCGCAGACGTTGAACGCGGCACTGGCCGGCTTCGCCGAGGCGGGTAGCGACGGCATCATCCAGGTCTCCACCGGCGGCGCGGAGTACCTGTCCGGCCCGACGCAGAAGCACATGGTCACCGGTTCGGTGGCCTTCGCGCTCTACGCGCACGAGGTAGCCAAGCAGTACCCGGTGCAGATCGCGCTGCACACCGACCACTGTCCGAAGGACAAGCTGGACGGCTTCATGCGTCCGCTGGTCGCCATCTCCGCCGAGCGAGTGGCTCGCGGCGAGGAGCCGCTGTTCCAGTCGCACATGTGGGACGGCTCCGCCGTGCCGCTGGGCGAGAACCTGCAGATCGCGCAGGAACTGCTGGCCGCGTGCAAGGCGGCCAAGGTCGTGATGGAGGCCGAGATCGGCGTCGTCGGCGGCGAGGAGGACGGCGTCGAGGGCGGCGGCGGCGACAAGCTGTACACGACCCCCGAGGATGCCCTGGCCACCGCCGAGGCGCTGGGCACCGGGGAGAGCGGGCGCTACATGCTGGCCGCCACTTTCGGCAATGTGCACGGGGTCTACAAGCCCGGCAACGTGAAGCTGCGCCCGGTCATCCTCAAGGAGATTCAGGACGCGGTCGGGGCCAAGGTCGGCAAGGACCAACCCTTCGACCTCGTCTTCCACGGTGGGTCCGGCTCGCTGCTCTCGGAGATCCACGAGGCGCTGGACTTCGGTGTGGTCAAGATGAACGTGGACACCGACACCCAGTACGCCTACACCCGCGCGGTGGCCGGGCACATGTTCAGCAACTATGACGGCGTGCTCAAGGTCGACGGTGAGGTCGGCTCGAAGAAGAGCTACGACCCGCGTGCCTGGGGCAAGGCGGCCGAGGGGTCCATGGCGGCTCGGGTGGTCGAGGCCTGCCAGGCCTTACGTTCGGCGGGTACCACGCTCGGGGCCTGAGTATGCGTCAGATCCGTGGATGGGTGGGGATTTTGCTGGCCACGGTGGTCCTCGCGGGCTGCGGCGGCGGGGGCGGTTCGAAAGCCCGGGTCACCCCCCAGCCGGTGCCCGCCGCCGAGTTGTCCACCGCGGCGCCGAGCAGCCAGCCGGACGCCGACTTCCTCGGCAGCACGCTGCAGGACGAGGTGCCCTATACCGACGAGGCGGGCCTGGTCAGCTTCACCTCGCCGGCGCACGACATCAACTGCTCGATCTCCGATGCGCCACGCGGTGTCTCCTGCCAGCTGCCGATTTTCTCCTACAAGCCGATCGAGAAGGACCAGTGCAAGGGCAACGGCGTGTGGGGCTCGACGGTCGAACTGGAGACCAAGAAGCCGACGTTCGTCTGCGCCACCGACGCGATCGTGGCCACGAAGACACTGCCCTACGGCAAGCGGATTGAGGACCAGGATCTGATCTGCGTCAGCAAACAGGACGGCATCACCTGCCGTAATGCCCGCACCGATCACGGCTTCCGCATCGCGCAGGGCTACTACACATTCTACTGACGATCCGTCAGCTTAACTTTTCCCGCAGTACCCGCTTGAGCAACTTGCCGGAGGCGTTGCGCGGTAGCTCGTCGGTGAAGTGCACCATCTTGGGCACCTTGTACTTGGCCAGCCGCTCCTTGCTGTAGGCGATCAGCTCCTCCGCCGTGGCGGTCTGCCCCGGCCGCAGCACGACCACCGCGGTCACCACCTCGATCCATTTCGGGTCCGGGGTGGAGATCACCGCGACCTCGGCCACCGCCGGGTGGGAGTAGATGCAGTCCTCCACCTCGCGCGAGGCCACCAGCACGCCGCCGGTGTTGATCACGTCCTTGATCCGGTCGACGACGGTGATGTAGCCCTCTTCATCGATGCGCACCAGATCGCCGGAGTGGAACCAGCCGCCCTCGAACGCCTCGGCGGTCTCCTCCGGCTTGTCCCAGTAGCCCTCGCACAGCTGCGGTGAGCGGTAGACGCACTCCCCGACCTCGCCCGCCGCCACGGCGGTGCCGTCCGGGTTGATCACCTGCATCTCCACGAACAGCACCGGCCGCCCGCAGGACTCCGGTCGTGCCGCGTGCTCCTCCGGCCGCAGCACGGTAGCCAGCGGAGCGATCTCGGTCTGGCCGAAACAGTTGTACCAACCGAGTTCCGGCAGTGCCTGGGCAATGCGTTCGCGCACCGGCCCCGGCATGACCGAGGCGCCGTAGTAGGCCTTGCGCAGGCTGGACAGGTCGCGGGTGGCGAAGTCGGGGTGTTGGGACAGCGGCACCCAGACGGTGGGCGCCAGGAACAGCGCGCGGGTCTTGTCCCGCTCCACCAACTCCAGCATCGTCGGGATGTCCGGGCTGGTGAGCAGCCGGTTGCGGGCACCCACCGCGAGCCACGGCAGCATGAACGCATGCATCTGCGCGGTGTGGTACAGCGGCATCGCGTGCAGCGGTGCGTCGTCCTCCTTGGCGTCCAGCGCGATGATCACCGAGGCGTAGTGGAGCACATAGGCGCGGTGGGTCATCATCGCGCCCTTGGCGCGTGAGGTGGTGCCGGAGGTATAGATCAATTGGCACAGGTCGGTGTCGCTGACCTCGACATCGACCACCGGGACGGGGCCGCTGCGCATGGCATCCAACAGTGCGTCCGGGCCGCCGTGTAGCAGCATGCTGGTGGGCACCCGGGCGAGCTTGCCGAGGTTGGGTGCCAGGTGCGGGTCGGCCAGTACCAGCGTGGCACCGGATTGCTCGATCAGGTAGGCGAGTTCCTCGCCGGTGAGTGCGTAGTTGATCGGCACGTGAACCAGCCCGGCCCGGCATGCGCCGAGGAAGGCGATCAGGTAAGCGTCGCTGTTCTGGCCATAGGCGGCGACCCGGTCACCCTTGCGCAGCCCGCGGTCCAGCAGCACCGCGGCGGTACGAGTGACCGCATCGTCCAGG harbors:
- a CDS encoding TetR/AcrR family transcriptional regulator produces the protein MPITQDAIVGAALRVLDAENLDAVSMRRVAQELDTGPASLYAHVANKQELLDLMYDRVMDEVELPGPPDAARWREQARELMVTMHRTLSAHSDIARAALANIPTGPNALRVTEALLQILAAGGVPAQPAAWFLDRIALYVSADAYEATLWPQSMVGDPEELVGSLQAYFRSLPAEQFPATLAHVEQLTAGMPAERFLFGLDLMLGGLAALVPPRG
- a CDS encoding class I SAM-dependent methyltransferase; amino-acid sequence: MTITTPATEADQALKDRHRTMWALGDYPALADEVITGLGARLVEAAGVHAGQQVLDVAAGSGNASIPAALTGASVIASDLTPDLLAAGRARAAARGAHLDWQAADAEALPWPARSFDVVLSCLGVMFAPHHEVAAAELARVCRPGGRIALLSWTPSGFVGRMFATMKPYAPPPSPGAQPPPLWGDEQHVRGLFGEAVEVTRVISESVRVDCFDEPVDFREYFKARYGPTIAVYRNLADDPARAAALDAGLDALAADADCGADRFVMNWEYQILIAQRR
- the fbaA gene encoding class II fructose-bisphosphate aldolase: MPIATVEVYAQMLDRAKAGAFAYPAINVSSSQTLNAALAGFAEAGSDGIIQVSTGGAEYLSGPTQKHMVTGSVAFALYAHEVAKQYPVQIALHTDHCPKDKLDGFMRPLVAISAERVARGEEPLFQSHMWDGSAVPLGENLQIAQELLAACKAAKVVMEAEIGVVGGEEDGVEGGGGDKLYTTPEDALATAEALGTGESGRYMLAATFGNVHGVYKPGNVKLRPVILKEIQDAVGAKVGKDQPFDLVFHGGSGSLLSEIHEALDFGVVKMNVDTDTQYAYTRAVAGHMFSNYDGVLKVDGEVGSKKSYDPRAWGKAAEGSMAARVVEACQALRSAGTTLGA
- a CDS encoding DUF6636 domain-containing protein, with the translated sequence MGILLATVVLAGCGGGGGSKARVTPQPVPAAELSTAAPSSQPDADFLGSTLQDEVPYTDEAGLVSFTSPAHDINCSISDAPRGVSCQLPIFSYKPIEKDQCKGNGVWGSTVELETKKPTFVCATDAIVATKTLPYGKRIEDQDLICVSKQDGITCRNARTDHGFRIAQGYYTFY
- a CDS encoding fatty acyl-CoA synthetase, with the protein product MTNVRSSTVDDILRRSALRQPDRTALIYEDREWTYRDLDDAVTRTAAVLLDRGLRKGDRVAAYGQNSDAYLIAFLGACRAGLVHVPINYALTGEELAYLIEQSGATLVLADPHLAPNLGKLARVPTSMLLHGGPDALLDAMRSGPVPVVDVEVSDTDLCQLIYTSGTTSRAKGAMMTHRAYVLHYASVIIALDAKEDDAPLHAMPLYHTAQMHAFMLPWLAVGARNRLLTSPDIPTMLELVERDKTRALFLAPTVWVPLSQHPDFATRDLSSLRKAYYGASVMPGPVRERIAQALPELGWYNCFGQTEIAPLATVLRPEEHAARPESCGRPVLFVEMQVINPDGTAVAAGEVGECVYRSPQLCEGYWDKPEETAEAFEGGWFHSGDLVRIDEEGYITVVDRIKDVINTGGVLVASREVEDCIYSHPAVAEVAVISTPDPKWIEVVTAVVVLRPGQTATAEELIAYSKERLAKYKVPKMVHFTDELPRNASGKLLKRVLREKLS